GCGCGCACAAGAACGTAATGGGACAGCGATGGCGGGCGCCGGAACCGGGCACCTTCCTCATGTCCAACGGCCTTTCTTCCATGGGTTACGGGGTAGGCGCGGCCATGGGCGCGGCCATGGCCCTGCCCGACCGCCCGGTGGCGGCGGTGACCGGTGACGGCGCCTTCGCCATGATGGTCCAGGAACTCGAGACGATCAGGCGCACCGGCATCGCGCCGTTGATCGTCGTCCTGTACGACGCGTCGCTGGCGGTCATCAAGATCGCCCAGCAGGCCAGGGAACTCCCCGTGACCGGGGTCGACTTCGCGCCGGTGGAGTGGGTGAAGGTCGCCGAAGGATTCGGAATCCCCGCGGAGGACGTAAGCACCCCGGACGAAACCCGCGACGCCGTTGCGCGGTGGGTGCGTCGGCGGGATGCGCGGGTCCTGGTCGCCCGGGTGGACGAACGGCTCTACACGGGGTTGAAGTACTGATTTTCCGGGTTCCAGGGAGGATTCGTTAGCTAGCACTGCGGTACGGAAAGCTATCCGCGGCGCAGCGAAAAAAAGCGTGGCGCTGAAGCGCCTCGTCGGTATATTGAACCCGCCTTTAACGGACCCGGTCCACCTCCGGCCCGGACCAACGTCTCACTACCCACCGTACGCCAGGAGAGAAACTGCATCTATGGGGGGCGACTTTACCCTGTATCTGGCCGTAGCGCTCGGGCTGTACATGGCCTTCTCCATCGGCGCGAACGACGTGGCCAACGCCATGGGTACGTCGGTGGGGTCCAAGGCGCTCACGATCAAGCAGGCCATCCTGATCGCCGGCGTGCTCGAATTCCTCGGGGCCTTCCTGGTGGGAGGCCAGGTCACCAAAACCGTTCGGGGAGGCATACTGGACCCCCAGATTTCGGCGGCTGCGCCGGAGCTCATCGTGTACGGCATGCTCGCGGCGCTCATGGCCGCGGGTACCTGGCTCGTAGTCGCTTCCCGGTTGGGCTGGCCCGTGTCGACCACTCATTCGATCGTGGGAGCCATCGCGGGCTTCGGCATCGTCGCCTTCGGCTTCAACGTCGTACAGTGGGACCAATTAACGCAAATCGTCGCCTCCTGGGTCGTCTCGCCGCTGCTGTGCGGCATACTGGCCTACCTGATCTTCAGCGCGATCAAATGGACGATCCTCCGCCACTCGGATCCCGTGCGGCGGACCCGGAAATGGGCGCCGCTCTATATTTTCAGCGTCGTCGTCGTGATTTCACTCGTCACCCTGTTCAAGGGACTGCAGAACGTCGACCTGGATCTCACGCTCGCCGAGTCGCTCCTCTGGTCCGGCGTCCTGGGCATCTTCGCGGTAATCGCCGGCCACTTCCTGCTCGGGATGATCGGTAACCGGTCGGGGACCGAAGCTATGGACACATCGTCCGGTGACGGCCAGATGGCCATCGTCGAGAAGATGTTCGGCGTGCTCCAGATCATGAGCGCCTGCGCCGTGGCCTTCGCCCACGGCTCCAACGACGTGGCGAACGCCATCGGACCGCTGGCGGCCGTGGTGAATATCAGCCAGTCCGGCGTGGTCAACCCGGAGTCTCCGGTGCCCAGTTGGCTCCTCTTGGTCGGCGGCATCGGCATCGTCATCGGCCTGGCGACCATGGGCTACCGCGTCATGGCGACCATCGGCACCAAGATCACGGAGCTGACGCCCACCCGGGGATACTCGGCCGAATTTGCCGCGGCCATTACCATCGTCCTGGCCAGCCGCCTCGGACTGCCCATCTCGACGACCCAGACCCTGGTCGGCGGGGTCATGGGCGTGGGACTCGCCCAGGGCGTCAAGGCCCTGGACCTGAGCATCCTGGGCCGGATCGCGGCTTCCTGGATCATCACCGTACCCGTCGGCGCCCTGCTGGCGATAATCTTCTTCTACGTTTTCCGGGCCATACTTTAAACCTGCGGACGGCCTGGACGACCGGCCCGGACGGTCTGGATGACGCCGCATGAACGAACCCCCGCTGGACGCCGTCGACCCTGAAGAAATCCAACCGCGGCCGCGACTCGCGTTCACCCTCGCTTCCACCGCGCTGGTACTGGGCGCCTACCTGATGCTGCAGGTCGCTGTGACGGTCGTCCTCATAGCCGTGCTGGACCTGGATCCGACGGAACGCATGGGCGACCTGATCGCCGTGGGCGTAATCCTCTCCGCCATACCCTGTACATTCCTCCTGCTGCTCATCCTGGACCGCCCCGGCCGCGCGCGTGGCATGGACCCGCGAACCTGGCTGGCGCTCCAACCGGTCCGGGATTCCACCGTGCTCGCCTGGGTGGTATTCGCCTTCGTGCTGCTTCAGCTTGCCGACCTGATCACCGTGGAATTCGGACGGTCGCCGGTACCGCCGGTCATGGAGTCGGTCATCGAAACGACCCGGTATACGGCGCTGCTCTGGTTCGCGCTCGTGATCGCCGCGCCGGTCTTCGAAGAAGCGCTGTTCAGGGGGTTTCTCTACACGGGGCTGCGCCGGACGAAGTTAGGCGCCGGGGGAACGATCGTTGTCACCACGCTGCTCTGGACAATGCTGCACGCCGCCCAGTACGACCAGTTCTTCCTGACGCTGATCGCCCTGATCGGCATCCTGCTCGGGATCGCCCGCGAGTATACTGGTTCGCTGTACGTCCCCCTCGCCATCCACGGGGTGAACAACCTGCTCAGTACCCTTCAGATGACGGAAGAAAGAGACGCGCTCGTCAACGCGTTATTTTAGAGATGATGCGTTTCGTTTGGTAGAGGTGGGGATTCCGCGGCGTACGGACCTGCCTGGCCAGGACTAACCTGGTCCCGCTCGGCCTGACCCGGCCCCGCTCGGCCTGGTCCCGCCCGGCCTGACCTGGTTCAACCTGACCTGGTTCAGCCTCAGACGCCGAGGGCTTTCTTGTTCTCGGGAGTCAGCCTGGTCAGCGTGCGCTTGAACTTGTAGTGGCCCTCTTCGGACTTGACGGGTTTGACCAGCAGTACGGTCTGGGCTTCGTCTTCCTGGTTCTTATCGCTTCCCTTGGCCATCTTGGCCGCAAAGCTCCTGTCCTTAGCCATTTCCGTTTCCTCCTTGAAGGTGAATTCCTGTTTCGTTACAGTGCGGCCGCGATCGGCTCGTTGGTCTTCTAAACGCGTCCAATCTAACGATTCTGCTTGACAAATGCAATAAAAAACATCAAGATCAAAGTAACTGTCATCGGAACCTGTCTGCGATTCCGGCGTGCGTGGGTGCACCGGAAGCCCGCAAATCGCCGGTTCGGGGCGATATACTTGAACCATAAGCCCTGCCGCGAGAGGAGACAACATGGATCTGTAGGGATAAGCCATGTAACCGCTGTACTTACGTGTGCAATCGTATGGTTAATCGAGAAGCATCGTCCAGAACCCCCTTAAGTGTTCATGCATCTTCGCGATGACTGCGCAGTATGCACGAAGGGGGATGGGGGATACAATGATCAGGATTTCCGGCAACAAACCAGCGACGTTCGTACTGCGCTCCATCGCGCTGTTTTGCTTCATGGCGGCATTCCTCATGGTCACCGCGCAGCAGACCCTGGCGCAGGAGTCCGCCGAAGAGACGGCAACCGGTGAAGAACAGTCGACTTCGGCCGAACAGCAATTGCCCGAATTGCCCATCGTGCTGGAAGAGGAACTGGAAAGCATGACGGTGGTCGGAGCGCGGACACAGCCCCGGACCATCACCGAGTCCACCGTACCCATCGACGTGATTCAGGTCGAGGAATTCATCCAGCAGGGCGGTTCGGACCTGGCCGACCTGATGCGGAACGTCGTTCCCTCCTACAACGTCAATACCCAGCCGATCAGCGACGCGGGCACGATCGTCCGGCCCGCCAACCTGCGCAGCCTGGCGCCCGACCAGGTGCTGGTCCTGGTCAACGGCAAGCGCCGGCACCGCGGCGCCGTGATCAACTGGTATGCAAACGCCGTGGCCGAAGGCGCGCAGGGCCCCGACCTGGCGGCGATTCCATCCATTGCGCTCGAAAGAGTGGAAGTACTGCGGGACGGCGCCTCGGCGCAGTACGGTTCCGATGCCATCGCGGGGGTGCTGAACTTCCAGCTCAAGAACAATTACGACGGATTCAACCTGGAGACCAAGGTCGGCAGCTTCCAGGACGGTTCCGGCAGGTTTCTCGGCGACGGGGAGCTTTTCCTGATCGCGGGTAATGTGGGGGTGGGCCACGAAGACGCGTGGCTCAGCCTCAGCGCGGAATACGGCAACTCCAGCGAATCGGTCCGTTCGGTGCAGACGGCTTCCGGCCGAGCCCTGATCGCGGCCGGCAATCTCGAAATCGCCAATCCCGAGACCTTCTGGGGCCAGCCCTTCGTTCGGGACGACCTGAAGATCTTCGCAAACTTCGGCGCGGCGATCGGGGATGACCTCGAATTCTTCGGCCACGCCAACTACGCCAGCAAGGAAGTCGACGGCGGTTTCTACTTCCGGAATCCGCACACCCGCGGCGGCGTGTACCAGGGCCCCGTGGTGACCATCGACGGCGTGGACCGGGCTACACTGCTGGTCGGCGACCTGGACGGCTTGGGCCAGGGCAGTGAATGCGCACCGGTGCCCATCATCAACGACCGGCCGGACCAGGAAGCCTGGCTGCGGGTTCGCGACGATCCCAACTGCTTCTCGTTCCTGAAGATGTTTCCCGGAGGGTTCACACCCCGTTTCGGCGCTTTCGCGTCGGACGAGTCCGTGGTGCTTGGCATCAGGGGACGGGCGGCGACATTGCTGCGCTGGGAACTGAGCGCGGCGTACGGACGCAACGAGGCCGACTACTTCATTTACAATACGGTTAACGCCTCCATGGGTCCCGACACTCCGACCTATTTCGATCCGGGCTCCTACGTCCAGTCCGAAGTCAACCTGAACTTCGACATGACCTACCCGGTCGGCAACAACCTGGTCCTGGCTGCCGGCCTCGAACGACGGACCGAGACCTTCGAACTGGTCGAAGGTCAGATCGAGTCCTACCTGATCGGCCAGCCGCTCGCCAGCCAGGGGTTCACGCCGGCTACCAATGGTTTCGCGGGATTCAGCAAGGTCGCCGCGGGTTCATGGGACCGTTCCAACAACGCGGTCTACCTGGAAGGCGGACTCACGCCCACGGACCGTTGGCTGCTCGACCTGGCCGTGCGTGCCGAAGATTTCGAAGATTTCGGTACGACCACCAACTACAAGGTGGCCACGAACTTCAGCTTGACCGACGAAGTGAAACTACGCGGCAGCGCCAGCACGGGTTTCAGGGCGCCGACGCCCGGCCAGCAGAACGCCTTCAACATCACGACGGAGTTCGACCTGGAACTGAACGACCTGGTGAACAACGGTACGGTGCCTTCCAACAGCCGCGCGGCCGAGTTGAAGGGCGGCAAGCCGCTCGACGCGGAGAAATCCGTGAATATCTCCGCGGGCCTCGTCTTCGATCTGGGCACCGTGAGCGCCACCATCGATTATTTCGATATCCGGGTGCGCGATCGGCTGACGGTCTCCCAGAATTTCGAGCTCACCGACGAGGAGAGAGCCCAGTTGATCGCCGAAGGCATCACCAGCGCGGCGGGGCTGCAGGGCTTTCAGTTCTTCACCAACGACTTCGACTCCGCCAACCGGGGTATCGATGTGGTGATATCGGCGCCGGTGGGGACGGGCACGATGAGCCTGGCCTACAACTACACGAGCTCCGAAGTCACCGATCATAATCCGGAAATCCTGGATGCCACGCAGATCAAGGCGCTGGAGGAGGGACTCCCCAGGCAACGCGGCAATCTGACCCTGACCCAGCCCCTGGCCGATAACTGGAACGCCCTGGGGCGGGCCAGTTACTTCGGTTCCTGGTACGATTTTCGCGATGGCGAGACCTATGACGGCAAGGTCCTGGTGGATCTGGAAAGTACCATCAGGTTCAACGACGACCGGTCCAGGATAACGGTTGGCGCGCAGAACATCCTGAACACCTATCCGGACGAGAATCCCCATGCAGCCGGTGGCCCCTCGGGCGGACCCGGCAACAAGTACAGCCAGTACAGTCCGTTCGGCTTCGGCGGCGCATTCTGGTACGTCAAGTATGGCTTCTCGCTCTAGGTAGGGTTTGTCGCGCTGAGTACGGCTCGAATACGCCCCGGGACCCTCAAGGTTCCGGGGCGTTTCTTTTTTTGCCAGGTGGCCGGGGATGACTATTCAATAGACAATGGGGGCCTCCCGCCGTATCTTGATCCGGCCCATACGTGATAACCGGAGTGGCTGCATGACTGCGCAAATGACACGGCGAAAAACCAAAAACCAGGCCGATCGGAAGACGAAAGGCGGGAAGCCCGAAGGCAGGAAGCCCGAAGGCAGGAAACCCGATGGCAGGAAACCCGAGCTGAGAGGCCTTACCCTGCCCGAGATCTCGCGGATCGTCGCCGAGATGAACGAACCGGCGTACCGGGCCGGGCAGATCGCCTCGTGGGTATACAAGAAGGCCGCGGGTTCTTTCGACGAGATGACCAACCTGTCCAAGTCGCTACGGACCGAACTGGCCGACCGTGCGTGCCTGAACCCCCTGACCCCCATCCGGAAGTCGAAGTCCCGTCACGGACCGACCACGAAGTACCTGTTCGAACTCCAGGACGGCCAGAAGGTGGAAACGGTGCTGATCGGCGGGTCGCGGCGCAACACGCTCTGCATCTCCACGCAGGTGGGATGCGCCATCGGCTGCCGGTTCTGCGCGAGTGGGCTCGAGGGCCTCGTGCGAAACATGACGTCGGCCGAAATCGTCGACCAGGTCGTGCAGGTAAAGAAGCAGGTCATGCTGGCCGGCGATGACCGCCCCATCAACAACATCGTCGTCATGGGCATGGGGGAGCCGCTGGCGAATTACCGCCCGGTGCTCAGGGCCGTACGGATCATCAACGCCGACTGGGGGCTCGGTATCGGCGCCCGCAAGATCACGTTGTCCACCAGCGGACTGGTACCGAAGATCTACCAACTGGCCGAAGAGAAGATCCAGTTCGAGCTGTCCGTTTCACTCCACGCCGCCGACGACCGGACGCGGACCTCGATCGTCCCGATCAACCGGCGCTATCCGCTCAAGCAGCTCATGAGGGCCTGCCGCCATTACACCGGGACCACCGACCGCATCATTACCTACGAATATGTCCTGCTCAAGGGCGTGAACGACCGGTTCCAGGACGCGGAGAATCTCGTAAAGCTGTTGAAAAAGGATAAGTGCAAGCTTAACCTCATTCCCTATAACCCGGTACAGGGCCTGCCCTACGAAACGCCCGACGAACACCGGCGTACGGCCTTCGCGGATGCGTTGCGGGCGGGCGGACTGCAGTTGACCATTCGCCGGGAGCGCGGACGGGACATCGACGCGGCGTGCGGGCAACTGCGCCTCGCCGAATCCCGCAGGAGCCGCTGACGGCCTGGCGGACCTGGCGGACCTGGCGGACCAGGCGTACCAGGCGTACCAGGCGGACCGGGCGGACCAGGCGGGCCGGAGAATCACCATGGATCATGCATCGTCACCCCGGATCCTCGTGGTGCGGCCCGACCGGATCGGGGACGTGGTGCTCTCCCTGCCGGTGCTGGACGCCCTTCGGCATCGCTGGCCAAAGGCCTACCTGGCCATGTTGGCGCGTCCCTACACCCGGGACGTACTCGAGCGAAATCCCTGCCTGGACGCCATATTCGAAGACGATCCGGAGTCTGTTCACCGTGGTCCGGCGGGTTTTTTAAGGCAGGTGCGGCGACTGCGCGCCCAGGCCTTCGACACCGCCCTGGTGCTCATGCCGACCATGCGTCATGTGTGGATGATATGCCTGGCGGGCATTCCCCGGCGCATCAGCGTGGGACGGAAGGTCTACCACGCGCTCACCCGCACCCGGTCCCTCAGCCGCCACCGCTATATACCGCTCCGCCACGAATCCGACTTCTGCCTGGACCTGGCCCGGATCATCGATGCCCGGGAACCCGGGAACCGGCCGCTGATCGAATTGAAGGAGAAGGAGCGTCAGGGGGCCCGCGCGGTCCTGGCCCGGTCACACGGACGGCCGGTCATCGGCATCCATCCCGGCAACGGGCGCAACGCGCCGAACTGGACGGTCGAGCGTTACGCGGCACTTGCGAGGACCCTGCAGGATCGCCACGGCGCGAAGATCGTCGTGACCGGGAGCGCGGAGGAGGAGCATCTCGCCGAAGCGATTGTGTCCCCCCTGGACGGACCCGCCCTTTCGCTGGCGGGGCGGCTGACACTGGGCGAGCTCATCGCGGTAATCGGTGAACTGGACCTCCTGGTGAGCAGCAGCACGGGGCCCATGCACCTGGCCGGGGCGCTGGGCGTTCCGACGGTGTCCGTCTTCTGTCCCCTGCCCGCCAGGTCGCCCGAACGGTGGCGGCCGCTGGGCGGCCGGGACCGCAACCTCCTGCCGCCGGAGGGACAATGCCCGACCTGCGACCGCGGCCCCTTCTGCGAGCTGTCCGGCATCACCGTGGACATGGTCGGGGAGGCCGTTGGGGAGCAATTGGCCCGCGGATGTGCGAAACGATGACCGTCTCTGACACGCCATCCCGCATCCTCGTCATCCGGTTCAGCTCAATGGGCGATATCGTGCTGACCTCGCCGGTCACACGACAGTTGGACCGGCTCTTTCCGGATGCGGAGATCGACTTCCTCACGCGCAGTGAATACGCTCCCCTGGCCCGCGCGCTCCCCGGGGTCGCCGAAGTGCAGCGCTTCGATCCAGGCACCGGCCTCTTGAGCCTCGTCTCCCGCCTGCGCGAAAGACGCTACGACCTGGCGATCGACCTGCACGGGAACCTGCGCAGCAGACTCGTTGCCATGACGGGCATCGCGAGGCGAGTGCTTCGTTACGACAAACGCCGGTTCGCCCGGATGGCCATCGTCAGGAGGCGAAGGCGGTCCAGGCCCGTACCTCATACGATCGACTGTTATCTGGAAGTGCTCGACCGGTTCGAAGCAAGCGCCGCACCTGGCCTGGAAGGCGCACAAAACGCAGCGGAGAAGAGGCTGCCGCAACTGAAAGTCGACGAAGCGTCGGCGGCCATGGTGGAGGAACGACTGGCCGGTGCCGGCATCGGGCCGGATGTCCGTATACTCGGCGTAGCGCCGGGGGCCTCCCATGGTCCGAAACGCTGGCCGCCGGAGCGGTTTGCCCGGGTAGCGGACCACATGGCGGAATCCCGCGACATGAAGATACTGCTGCTGGGCAGCGAGGCGGACCGGCCGGTCACCGGCGAGGTGGTCCATGCCATGGAGCGTCCGGCCGTGGACTGGACCGGGGCGACCGATCTCGCGATGCTGCCCGCGGCCGTGCGGCGGTGCGCGCTCCTGGTCAGCAACGATTCCGGCCCAATGCACGTGTCCACGGCCGTGGGCACACCCGTGATCGGCGTATTCGGCGCCACCCATCCCCGCCTGGGGTTCGCGCCGGTCGGACCGGCGGACGCCGCCATAACGCTCGACCTGCCGTGCAGCCCCTGCAGCCTGCACGGGAACCGGGCCTGCCGGTTTCACACGCACGCGTGCATGGTTGATCTCGATCCCTCGCGCGTAATTGCCGAGGCGGAGCGCCGGGTACCGGTTTAGCGGAAATAACGCAGGTTGACCGGCGGCTGCGGTGCAGAATTACTCGTCGGCGCCGTATTCGAGGAGCGAGAATACGGGACGCTCACCCAGCTTTTTCCGGCCGTCCAGGAAGGATAGTTCGATCAGGAACCCTACGCCGGCCACGACCCCGCCCGCGTCTTCGACCAGCTGACACGCCGCCGTCGCGGTCCCCCCCGTGGCCAGCAGGTCGTCCACGATGAGCACGCGGTCTCCGGGCCTCACGGCATCCAGGTGCATTTCCAACGCGTCCGTGCCGTATTCCAGTTCGAATTCGATCCGCCGCGTCTCCGCCGGGAGCTTGCCGGGCTTGCGCAAGGGAACGACTCCCTTTCCCATGTGGTAGGCGAGCACCGGCGCCAGGATGAACCCCCGGGCCTCGATTCCGGCCACGAGATCGATGGAACGCTCCGCGTATTCATCGACGAAACGATCCACGGCCTTGCGAAAGGCGGCGGGATCCTTGAAGAGCGTGGTCACGTCTTTGAAGTTGATGCCGGGAATGGGAAAGTCCGGCACGTTGCGGATCTTCTGTTTCAGGACGTCCAATTCACACCTCGATTCAGATACCTTCGAAACCCGATGCGGTGCAGACCGCGCAGGTCACTGTTCGAATTCACGTATCCAGTTCTGCACGATGGTGAGGGAAGGGCGGGCTTCTTCCGCGTTGGCGGCGATGATGAACGATTCCCCTCCCCTGTACACTTCGTAACCGGGAAACCGCAGGTCGTCGGCGCCGACCGGGACGCCTTCGAAGAGCGTTTCGGGACGGCCAAACCGGAAACCCTGGCCTTCCACCACGGGTACAGCTATCAGCCTGTTGCCCTCAACGAAATACAACATATCGCCCGACGGGCTCCAGCGGGGCGTCCATCCACTGATTGACGAAACCTGCCATCGTCCCGTACTCGTGGGAAACCGGGTCACGAAAACCTGCCAGCCGGCCCCCTGGTTCGATACGTAGGCCAGGTAGCGGTTGTCCGGCGAAAGGGCGGCCTGAACCACGCGTCCCTGGTCAGCCACGAGCACCTGGGATTCGGCGCCTTCTTCCGTTGAAACATACCGAACCTGCCCCTGGTGGAAATAAACGAGAAACCGGCCGTCACTGGAGAGCATGGGTCCCCGACCCCTCAGCGAATCGGCGGAAAAGACCGTCATTTCGTCCAGGACGTCGAGATCCAAGCGCATGAAAAGGGCATTCTCCCTCGAACGCCCGGGGTTTACGGCCGGGGTAACCGTGAACACGATCGAGCCGCCGTCCGGTGTGAAGCTCGGTCTGCTGTAGTTCAGATCCGCGAAGGTAAGCCGGGTACCGATACCGCTATCGAGCTCGTACAGCCACAGCGCGGACTGTCCCCCTTCCTCCCTTTCCACTATGACCTGGTCTTCAGTGGGGGAAAGGACCAGTTCTCTGATCTCTTCCATGGGCTCGCTGATGATCCGGTCGATCCGGCCGCGACGATCCACCAGGGCGAGGTGCTTGGGTGACTGGTAGGTTTTCCGGTAAACCATGATCCCGTCGTCGGATACGCTCAGCGAATTAACGTGCCGGGCAACCAGAAAAGCCTCGCCCGTCATTTCACCGGATCCCGGCGAAAAGGGAACGGCCCAGAGGTCATCCTCGGGATGGGTCGTGGTCTCCCGGTAGTACAGGAGGTGACCCGACGCATATCCCGCAACGGCGAGAAAGTCGCCCTCCAGGGACAGTATGCGGCGGCCGGACCGGGACGGACTGGGCGGTCCGGGGAACTCCACGGCAATGCGGGAGGCCGTGATCCGGGCCATCGAGATCATCATACTCAGATCCCCATTCCCCCGGTACTTTTCGCTGAGGTCGGCGATCACCTGCGGATCGCCCGAGGACGAGACCACGGTGTACAGACGCAGGCCGTACTCGGACAGGACGAGAGGGGAAATCAACGCCCTTTCGTCATTCGTCCCGTCCGGTTCCAGCAACAGGGCCAGGTCACCCCCGTTTTCGGATACGGCGAATATCCCGCCGCCGGGCCTTACGCCGGCCGTGCTGAAGAGTATCTGGCCGTCACCGCCCCAGGAGATCCCCATGAGACCCCGTTCCGGCAGATCGCAGAGATGTATCTGACCGCCCCCGTCCGCCGCGACCTTCCAGAGCGACCGTCTGGCAACGTATCCGATATGGCGGCTGTCGGGTGACCAGAATACCCTTTCGATATCCTCCGTTCCGGGAATCGCCCGACCCTCGTCCTGGTCAAGAAATCGTACCCAGAGGTGGTTTTCGTGGACATAGGCGAGCATCGAACCATCCGGCGAGATGGCCGCGTTGTCGCGGCCCAGGTTGTCCATGCCCATCTGGAATTTGCGCAGCGTCGCGCCGGGATTCTCATTCACCGTACCCATTAGCGCCGCGGCGATCAGCGACCCGGCGACCAGGCAGGCGGCGCAGACACCGAGCACGACTGGATTCCGCAGGAGGGTAAGGGCGGACCCCGGCTGCGATACGCCGCCGGCCGTACCGGCCGCCGGCCCCGCCTCGTGTTCGTTCCGGCTGTCGGACAGGTCATGGCACACGTCGAGCACGGACTGGTAGCGGGACCTGGGTTCCTTGCCCATGCAGCGCCGGACGACCCGGTTCAGTAGGGGAGGCACCTTACTGTTCGCCGCGCTCACCGGTTCCGGGTCATCCTTCAGGGTACTGCTGATGACGGACACGTAGTTATCACCCGTGAAGGGCCGGACGCCCGTCAGCGCCTCGTACATCATGACGCCCAGGCTGAAAATATCGCTCCGGTGATCGCCGTTGTTGCCAGTCGCCTGTTCGGGCGACATGTACGCCGGCGTGCCCAGTACCGTGCCGGCCTGGGTGAGACTCATCGTGGGCCCGGCGCCATCGGTTTCGTCGGAAGGCCCGGAGACGACCCGGGCCAGGCCGAAGTCCAGGACCTTGGGGACGCCGTCGTCGGAAATCATGACGTTCGCAGGCTTCAGGTCCCGGTGCACCACACCCCGCTCGTGGGCGTGGTCCAGGGCCTCCACGATGGGCATGAACCAGTCGTAGAAGGATGCCAGCGGGAGGAGCGTACCGGACAGGTGCTCGTGGAGCGGCCGGCCGGAAACGTATTCCATGGTGATGAAGTACACGGTGGCGGAACCGCCCGGCTCGCCCGGTCCGCCCGTCCGCGCTTCCTCGATGGCGTACACCTGGGCGATATTCGGGTGGTTCAGCTTGGCGGCCGCCTCCGCCTCGATCCGGAAACGCTGGAGCAGCGCGGGGTCGCGGGACAGGTCCTCCGGCAGCACCTTCAGGGCAACCCGCCGCTTCAGACGGGTGTCCTCGGCCAGGTAGACCTCACCCATGCCTCCTCGTCCGAGCGTGCGTTCGATGCGGTAATGGAGGACGGCGTCGCCCTGTTGCATGCGCTTACTCCATGGCGATAGATAGTCCAGCTGCCGATCGCTAGTCCAGCTCGTCCAGGCGCACGGGCCGGCCCTCCGCCGCGGACCGGTCGGCCGCGAACACGACGCGGTGGGACTCGTAGGCGGCGGCCATGTCGGTGAGGGGCATGGAGCCGCCGCTTCGGATGCTGTCCGCGAAGGCCTGGAACTGGGGCTCGTAAGGGTGATCCTGCACGTCGCCCGAATCGATCAGCGAGGTCTCGAGGGTGCTCCACCGGCTTCGGTCCATCCCCCGGATCTTTTCGGAGTAGAACCGGTTGTCCAGCAGGCTGCCCTTGCTGCCCACCAGGTGTACGTGGAAATAGTAGGGTTGCAGGCAGTCGATACAGGAGGTCACCTTGCCGACCCGGCTTCCGCCCTCGAATTTCAGCATGGAAACGCTGGTCGTGTCGTACTCGTACGGCGCGAAGTGGGGGCTTGAAGACTTGGTGTTGTAGCTGGTGACTTCCTCCACCGTGCCGTCCATGAAGAACAACAGGGCGTCGAGGGCGTGGCAGCCGGCCGTCAGCAGGCTGGTCCCCCCCATGGCCTTCTTCACGTTCCAGTCGTACTGCCCGTACCACGGTCCGATG
The window above is part of the Gemmatimonadota bacterium genome. Proteins encoded here:
- a CDS encoding glycosyltransferase family 9 protein; the protein is MDHASSPRILVVRPDRIGDVVLSLPVLDALRHRWPKAYLAMLARPYTRDVLERNPCLDAIFEDDPESVHRGPAGFLRQVRRLRAQAFDTALVLMPTMRHVWMICLAGIPRRISVGRKVYHALTRTRSLSRHRYIPLRHESDFCLDLARIIDAREPGNRPLIELKEKERQGARAVLARSHGRPVIGIHPGNGRNAPNWTVERYAALARTLQDRHGAKIVVTGSAEEEHLAEAIVSPLDGPALSLAGRLTLGELIAVIGELDLLVSSSTGPMHLAGALGVPTVSVFCPLPARSPERWRPLGGRDRNLLPPEGQCPTCDRGPFCELSGITVDMVGEAVGEQLARGCAKR
- the waaF gene encoding lipopolysaccharide heptosyltransferase II produces the protein MPDLRPRPLLRAVRHHRGHGRGGRWGAIGPRMCETMTVSDTPSRILVIRFSSMGDIVLTSPVTRQLDRLFPDAEIDFLTRSEYAPLARALPGVAEVQRFDPGTGLLSLVSRLRERRYDLAIDLHGNLRSRLVAMTGIARRVLRYDKRRFARMAIVRRRRRSRPVPHTIDCYLEVLDRFEASAAPGLEGAQNAAEKRLPQLKVDEASAAMVEERLAGAGIGPDVRILGVAPGASHGPKRWPPERFARVADHMAESRDMKILLLGSEADRPVTGEVVHAMERPAVDWTGATDLAMLPAAVRRCALLVSNDSGPMHVSTAVGTPVIGVFGATHPRLGFAPVGPADAAITLDLPCSPCSLHGNRACRFHTHACMVDLDPSRVIAEAERRVPV
- a CDS encoding adenine phosphoribosyltransferase → MDVLKQKIRNVPDFPIPGINFKDVTTLFKDPAAFRKAVDRFVDEYAERSIDLVAGIEARGFILAPVLAYHMGKGVVPLRKPGKLPAETRRIEFELEYGTDALEMHLDAVRPGDRVLIVDDLLATGGTATAACQLVEDAGGVVAGVGFLIELSFLDGRKKLGERPVFSLLEYGADE
- a CDS encoding protein kinase → MQQGDAVLHYRIERTLGRGGMGEVYLAEDTRLKRRVALKVLPEDLSRDPALLQRFRIEAEAAAKLNHPNIAQVYAIEEARTGGPGEPGGSATVYFITMEYVSGRPLHEHLSGTLLPLASFYDWFMPIVEALDHAHERGVVHRDLKPANVMISDDGVPKVLDFGLARVVSGPSDETDGAGPTMSLTQAGTVLGTPAYMSPEQATGNNGDHRSDIFSLGVMMYEALTGVRPFTGDNYVSVISSTLKDDPEPVSAANSKVPPLLNRVVRRCMGKEPRSRYQSVLDVCHDLSDSRNEHEAGPAAGTAGGVSQPGSALTLLRNPVVLGVCAACLVAGSLIAAALMGTVNENPGATLRKFQMGMDNLGRDNAAISPDGSMLAYVHENHLWVRFLDQDEGRAIPGTEDIERVFWSPDSRHIGYVARRSLWKVAADGGGQIHLCDLPERGLMGISWGGDGQILFSTAGVRPGGGIFAVSENGGDLALLLEPDGTNDERALISPLVLSEYGLRLYTVVSSSGDPQVIADLSEKYRGNGDLSMMISMARITASRIAVEFPGPPSPSRSGRRILSLEGDFLAVAGYASGHLLYYRETTTHPEDDLWAVPFSPGSGEMTGEAFLVARHVNSLSVSDDGIMVYRKTYQSPKHLALVDRRGRIDRIISEPMEEIRELVLSPTEDQVIVEREEGGQSALWLYELDSGIGTRLTFADLNYSRPSFTPDGGSIVFTVTPAVNPGRSRENALFMRLDLDVLDEMTVFSADSLRGRGPMLSSDGRFLVYFHQGQVRYVSTEEGAESQVLVADQGRVVQAALSPDNRYLAYVSNQGAGWQVFVTRFPTSTGRWQVSSISGWTPRWSPSGDMLYFVEGNRLIAVPVVEGQGFRFGRPETLFEGVPVGADDLRFPGYEVYRGGESFIIAANAEEARPSLTIVQNWIREFEQ
- a CDS encoding Gfo/Idh/MocA family oxidoreductase encodes the protein MDPLNVGIVGLGWVAGAHIDAFKAVSGADVTAVCSRRTHDDAALSDQFGTPLKSCVDYDDLLSDPDIHVVDICTPHPFHADQAVAAAEAGKHLIIEKPIALTPGDAARIQSAVDRAGVSVCVCFECRYSAHFTLIRSVIDQGLLGDLHYAEVDYYHGIGPWYGQYDWNVKKAMGGTSLLTAGCHALDALLFFMDGTVEEVTSYNTKSSSPHFAPYEYDTTSVSMLKFEGGSRVGKVTSCIDCLQPYYFHVHLVGSKGSLLDNRFYSEKIRGMDRSRWSTLETSLIDSGDVQDHPYEPQFQAFADSIRSGGSMPLTDMAAAYESHRVVFAADRSAAEGRPVRLDELD